The Aquipuribacter hungaricus genomic sequence CCGTCGGCCCGGCCTGACCGGCCCGGCCGCCCGGTCCCGCTGCCCCGCCCCCTGACCCGTGCACGTCGAGCACCTGTCGCTGACGGACTTCCGGTCCTACCCGACGGCGGAGGTGCCGCTCGGCCCCGGCGTGACCACGCTGGTCGGGGACAACGGGCAGGGCAAGACCAACGTCGTCGAGGCCCTGGCCTACCTGGCCACCCTCGGCAGCCACCGCGTCGCCACGGACGCGGCGCTCGTGCGCTCCGGCGCCGAGCGGGCCGTGGTGCGCGGCCGGCTGCGGCGGGGCGGCCGGGCGGCCCTGCTCGAGCTGGAGATCACGCCGGGCAGGGCCAACCGCGCCCGGGTCAACCGCTCGCCCACCCGCCCGCGCGAGGTGCTCGGCCTGCTGCGGACCGTGGTGTTCGCCCCCGAGGACCTCGCCGTCGTCAAGGGCGAGCCGGACCAGCGGCGGCGCTTCGTCGACGACCTGCTCGTCGCGCTGAGCCCGCGCTACGCCGGGGTGCGCTCGGACTACGAGCGGGTCGTCCGCCAGCGCAGCGCCCTGCTCAAGAACGCCCGGGGGCTGCGCGGCGAGGCCCGCGACGGGCTCATGACGACCCTCGAGGTCTGGGACGGCCAGCTCGCGCAGACCGGGGCCGACCTGCTGTCCGCCCGGCTGCGGACCCTGGAGCAGCTGGCCCCCTACGCCGAGCAGGCCTACGCCGACGTCTCCGGCGTGCCGGGCGCGCTCCGGACGGCGTACCGCGCCCGCGGCCTGCACCCCGGCGTGCGCTCCGAGGCGACCGCCGGGCTGCCCGCCCCGCCGACCGACCGCACCGAGCTGCACGACGCGCTGCTCGCTGCCGTGGCGCAGGCCCGCACGGCGGAGATCGACCGCGGCACCACGCTGGTCGGACCGCACCGCGACGACGTCGACCTCGTCGTCAACGGCCTGCCCGCTCGGGGGTACGCCAGCCACGGCGAGTCCTGGTCGACCGCGCTGGCCCTGCGGGTGGGGTCCTTCGACCTGCTCCGCGACACCGGCGGCGACGACGGCGAGCCGGTGCTCGTGCTCGACGACGTGTTCGCCGAGCTCGACGCGCGCCGGCGCCGGCACCTGGCGGGGCGGGCGCTCGCGGCCGAGCAGGTGCTGGTCACCGCGGCCGTCGCGGAGGACGTGCCGCCCGAGCTGGCCGGCCGGGTCCTCACGGTGCGGCGGGACCCCGCGACGGGGCTGAGCTCGATCACGGGCCCCGACGTCGAGCCCGGCGACCCCGCCCCCGACGGGTCGGACGCCCCCGACCCCGCCCTCGACGGGTCGGCCGGACCGGGGGGCTCCGT encodes the following:
- the recF gene encoding DNA replication/repair protein RecF (All proteins in this family for which functions are known are DNA-binding proteins that assist the filamentation of RecA onto DNA for the initiation of recombination or recombinational repair.), which translates into the protein MHVEHLSLTDFRSYPTAEVPLGPGVTTLVGDNGQGKTNVVEALAYLATLGSHRVATDAALVRSGAERAVVRGRLRRGGRAALLELEITPGRANRARVNRSPTRPREVLGLLRTVVFAPEDLAVVKGEPDQRRRFVDDLLVALSPRYAGVRSDYERVVRQRSALLKNARGLRGEARDGLMTTLEVWDGQLAQTGADLLSARLRTLEQLAPYAEQAYADVSGVPGALRTAYRARGLHPGVRSEATAGLPAPPTDRTELHDALLAAVAQARTAEIDRGTTLVGPHRDDVDLVVNGLPARGYASHGESWSTALALRVGSFDLLRDTGGDDGEPVLVLDDVFAELDARRRRHLAGRALAAEQVLVTAAVAEDVPPELAGRVLTVRRDPATGLSSITGPDVEPGDPAPDGSDAPDPALDGSAGPGGSV